Part of the Sphingobium sp. TKS genome is shown below.
GGAAAGCGGTCACGCAGCGGGCGCTGCGTAGACTTCCTTGTGCGCCATCACGGCCCAGGCGATGCGGGCTGTCTTGTTAGCTAGGCCTACGGTCGCGATTTTCACCGGCTTGCGCTCGAGCAGTTGCGCAATCCATGGCTGTCTGGTGGTGTCCTTACGCGCCATCCGCATCACCGCGGTCGCACCGACGACCAGCAATTTGCGGAGGTACCCGTCGCCCTGCTTGCTGATGCCGCCAAGCCGCTCCTTACCGCCAGAGCTATGGGGCCTCGGCGTAAGCCCGAGCCAGGCAGCAAACTGCCGGCCTGACCGAAAGAGCGAAGCATCAGGCACGGCCGCAGCGATGGCCGACGCGGTAATCGGACCAATGCCAGGGATGGTTGCAAGCCGGCGACTAGTTTCGTCGGCCCGGTGCCAGGCGAGAATCTGCGCCTCGAGCCGGTCAATCTCGCTTGCCAACGAGCGTAGTTGAGACCCGATGGTATGCAGCGCTGAACGGGCGTGTGCCGGCAGCTTCGCCTGCTCCTCGTGAAGGAGTTTCATCAGCACGGTGACGCCGCCGGGCCCCTTGCCACTGACGATGCCGTACTCCGCCAGGTGCGCCCGCAAAGCGTTGATCAATGCGGTTCGCTGTCGCACGAGCAGATCGCGAGTCTTGTGGAGCATCAGCACCGCCTGCTGATCAACACTCTTTACCGCTACGAACCGCATCGTTGGCCGGGTCACCGCCTCGCAAATAGCCTCGGCATCTGCGGCATCGGTCTTCCCGCGCTTCACTAATCATCAGGTTCTCAAAATGCGAAGGAATGCGGGCTCGGTGTAGGAAATCCGCGCATTTCTGGCTTGGATCGGCAATTTGCTCCGCATTATTTTGCTGCGAACCTCTGCGGTCGTTTGACCAGCAGAGGAGGAATTGATGTTGCAATCCGAGCATGAGCTGCTCACCGAGCTCAGAGCCATACTGACAAACCAGCGTTACAATCCGACGGTAATCCGAAATCACTGTACCTATGCGCAGGAGTTTCTCGACTATCTCCAGCATCGAGGAATCTGTGTCACGGACGTGACTGAGGCGCAAGTTGAGCGATATCTGGATTATGCGATCGCGTTATTCCGGAAACGTCGTGGCAGGCATCCCAGCGAGCGCTGGCACGCAGTTCCGCGATCTGCAATTCACGCGTTGCTACGGCTTGGGCAGGGTCAGTGGCCACCCTCTGAAAAAGTAACATGCGACGCCGATGCGCTGCGGATTACGATCTGCAATGAATATGAAACCTGGCTTCGTGAGGAGCGTGGCCTTGCCCAGGCCAGCATCGACGCGTTCCTGTGGGAAGCGCGCTACTTCCTTGCCTGGCAACTCAACCGGTGCGGGGCCGATGGCCTCGAGGCAGTGACCGTGGGTGAAATTGACAGCTACATGGACTTGCGCGGTTCGAAACTGACGCGCAGTTCTCTGAAATCCACAGCCGAGCGGCTGCGCTCGTTGCTGCGTTACCTGCATTGGACGGCCCGCGTTGCGGAAGACCTGACACCGCATATCATCGCGCCGCGGCTCTACGCTTACGAAGGGGTGCCGTCGATTTTGGAGCGCGACCAGATCGCCGCGGTTCTGGCAAGTGTGAGCAAGGACAAGACGGCTGCCGGTTTGCGTGACCACGCGATATTACAGGTCCTCGCCACCTATGGCCTTCGCGCAAGCGAAGTCCGCAACATGCGGATCGAAGACATAGACTGGCGGGCCGAAGTCATCCGCGTCCGCCACAATAAAACGCAAGCCTACACGTTCCTGCCATTGATGGGACCGGTTGGCGAAGCGATCCTCGCCTATCTGCGGTCTGGTCGGCCCGCCACTGATGCCAGGGAACTCTTCATCCGAACGCGCGCGCCCTATTGCAAGCTTGAGAAGATATACAGCCTGATTCGGCAGCGGCTCCGGGATGCCGGCGTCAAACCCTCAGGCAGGAGCGGGCCTCACATCTTCCGTCACGCTCGTGCGACCGAGTTGCTGCGCGCCGCAGTGTCGAAAAAGGTAATCGGTGATCTGTTGGGACATCGCTCCGTTGGATCGACGGCGCCCTATCTCAAGCTCGCCACGGAGGATCTGAGAGCCATCGCTCTGGATGTGCCGGGACCGGAGGTGCTGGCATGACCTCCCGTTGGCCCGATTCCGATCGCGCGTGCATTGGCCGCTTTGTCTCAAGCCTTGATCTGCGCAATCCCAAAAGCCGCGTCTGCTATCAACAGGTCCTGCATAGCTTCCAGGATATTGTCGAACGGCATGGAGCGCTCGATCAGCAAGCCCTGCAGGCCTGGTTGCGCGAATTAGCCACTCGCTGGGCGACATCTACCCTTCTGCATCGCACCCGAATCATCGACCGGTTCCTCGATCATCTGCTCGCAACCGGGGGGATCGATCACCACCCGGTCAAAGCTCTACGCGAGGCATGTCATATCAAGCAGTGCATGCCGATCTGGCGCGCGCTGATATCGCGTGATCCAGAACAGGCTCTTGCCAGACTGCGCAAGCCCAAACCGTTCGGCAGCGTGCTGGGCGAGGCCATGGCCGAACATGTCGCGATGATGCGGCGCAGGGGGTACAAATATACTTCGCAACCCGAGCGGTTCTTGCAGTTCGACCGGTTCCTACAGTTGAATCCGCAACTGGAAACCGAGCCGCTGAGCGTTATGATCGATCAATGGGCGGCCACAAAGGGCACCCGCAACCATGCATATGAACGCGAAAACCTCGAACGTATCTTCGCAAAAATCCTACGGCGCCGCGACCCGTCAGTTCCTCGGCGTCGGCCGGATCCGCGACCCCGGAAAGAGGTGCGCAAGCAGTGGCGCCAGCCCCATATTTACTCTCCTGGTGACGTTCGGCGAATGCTCGACATTGCCCGTTCGTATCCCTCGCCACGCGCAACCCTTCGACCATTGTGCATCTACACCATGCTGTTGCTGGCCTACTGTGCGGGTCTGCGACGCGGAGAACTGGCCCGGCTGGATCTTGGTGACGTTAATCCCCGAGACGGCACCATCACGGTTCGGCAGACCAAGTTCTTCAAGACCCGAATCCTGCCGCTCCCCGACAGTGTGATGAACGAGTTGCGGACCTACATCGCAGCCCGACGTCGGGCTGGTGCATCGCAGGATCCGCACTCCGCCCTGTTCTGGCACGTCCAGGGTAGGTCCCGCTACACGCCCGAAATGATAACCTGGGTGCTTACAGACGTCATACGTCGCGCCGGGTTGAAGCCATTGCAGGGGCACGACGGACCTCGCGTTCATGATCTTCGGCACTCGATGGTCGTGAACCGCATCCTTGAATGGTACCGTCTGGGGATCCAACCCGCAGGATCGGCCTGCCGTTCCTCGCGACCTACCTCGGACATCGAGATATCAACTCCACGCTGGTCTACATCACCGTTACGCAGGATCTGCTGCATCTCGCGAACGAACGCTTCAGGGCCCTGGGCGCGCCATGCCTCAATCCTGAACGGGAGGTGCGGCCATGAGCAGGACCAATCCATTCCCGGAACTGATGCGCGCATTCTTCTACGAATGGCTCGTTGAGCAGCGCAATGCGTCGGTCAACACGGTCCGTTCCTACCGCGACACTTGGCGGCTCTTCCTCCGGTTCGTCGCTGATCGCGCGGAAAAGAAGGTTGCGATGATCTCGCTGGCCGATCTGACTGCCGCGCAGGTCACGGCGTTCCTGAGGCACGCCGAGCACGAGCGCGGTGGTACGATCGGTACCCGCAACTGCCGGCTTGCTGCAATCCGCAGCTTCTTCAACTTCGTGGCTACCAGGGATCCCGCATCGATCGCGCAATGCGTCGAAATCCTCAACATCCCGATCAAGCGGGCGCCGGTATCGGAACCCTGCTATCTGGATCCGCCGGAAGTGGCGGCGATCCTTGCCCAGCCAGACCAATCGACCCTAAAAGGCATGCGCGACCATGCGTTGCTCTCGTTCCTCTACAACAGCGGCGCGCGAATACAGGAAGCGCTCGATGTGTGCCCCGAAGCGATCCGGTTCGATAGTCCCAGTTGCGTCCGACTTATGGGCAAGGGCCGAAAAGAGCGCATCTGCCCGCTTTGGCCGGAAACCGTACTGTTGCTGGAAAGGCTGCTTGACCGGCAGCCGCGAGCACCAGACCAGCGGCTGTTCGTTAACCGCTACGGCGAGCCGCTCAGCGCTTCGGGCGTCCGGTTCAAGCTTGCCGCCTATGTGAAGGCGGCGGCTGAAACCATGCCGTCGCTTCAAACAAAGCACGTAACGCCTCACAGCTTCCGCCACGCGACCGCCGTCCACCTTGTATCGGCGGGCGTGGACATCACGGTCATCCGCAGTTGGCTTGGACATGTGAGTCTCGACACCACCAATCACTATGCCAAGGCCAATCTGGAAACGAAGCGGAAGGCGCTGGAGCAGGTCGCCGTGCCGTCGGCGACGGGGCGTTCACCATCCTGGAAACGCGATACGAGCCTGCTCGCCTGGCTTGATACGCTGTAAAATAATGCGAAGGAGTGTTGGGCAGAAACGCCGATAATCGGCCGATCTGTCCACGTTCCTTCGCATTTTGAGAACCTGATGATTAGTGAAGTAATGCTCACCTATCCATTACTTGACGTATGGCTTCACATAGGCGGGCGGCATCAACCGGACATCATGGCCCAGCGCCAGTAGCTCTCGACCCCAATGGTGCGCCGATGCGCACGCCTCCATCCCAACCAGGCACGGCGGCAACGATGAGAAGAACTTCACCACTTCGCCGCGCCGAAGCTGTCGGCGCACCAACACCTTTCCGTCGGCCCCGATTGCATGAACCTGAAACACGTTCTTCGCCAGATCGACACCGACGGTCACAACATCCTGCTGCATGGATCAACTCCTAGACGTGGCTCAACGACCACATCATTGCACAGCTACGCTGGTGCAGGGGCCGTCCACCCCATCACGTCAGCGCAGCGAACCGCGGCGCACCAGATTGACGATGGCAAGCAATATGACCGCGCCCGCCAGCGAGACGAGGAATGTCGTGATCGTCAGCGGCGCATTGTTGATCTCGCCTCGGGCCAGGATCAGGCCGCCGATGAAAGCGCCGACAATGCCTACCACAATGTTCAGGATGATGCCCTGCTGGCCGTCGGTCCGCATGATGAGGCTGGCAAGCCACCCGATGACGCCGCCGACGATGAGCCACATGATAATTCCCACGCCATTCTCCTGTCATCCAGAAGACGATTTGGCCACATCGACGCATCGTACCCGGAAAGTCCATAACCCCCAGTCGCTGATAGCGTTCCTGACGCTCCTTTCGGCTCCTCCGGACAAGAATTTGTCGGCTATCTTCAGGACGATGGCCGAAACTAGAAATAAAAGCGAACCAGCCTGTAACGATTCTATCGGCTGATCGTTATCAGGCAGCTCCAAGCGATACCTTTCAATTCCGAAGGCGCGTCTTCCAGCCAACGAACCGGTGCGTCCATTCTTGCAGGCAAAACCTGTCGGTTGCCGCGCCACGAAGGAACACGACATGAAACTTACTGTTTTTGCCCTTCTCTTGGGAACGGCTACCCTCGGCGCTGCGACGATTGCAGCGGCCCAGTCCACCTCCCCGGCCACGACCGGCAGCTATTCGAACGCGAACGCCGGCGTTGCGCCCATACACGGCCTCGATGGCGCGGGATTTTCCGCGGCAGCGTCCGACGGCAACCAGTACCAGATCGCGGCCGGTCGTCTCAGCTTGACCCGTTCGCAGCGCAGCGACGTCAAGGATTATGCCCGCCGCATCATCTCGGATTCAGAAACTGCCCAGCAGACGCTCGTCGCCTCGCTCAGCAACGATCAGCGCAAGATCACCAGGCCGACATCCAACCTGTCTGCCGAACGCGCCTCGATGCTCAAGCTGCTCCGCAAGACACCTCGCGGCTCGTTCGACAATCTGTACCTCACCCAATCTGCACAGGTGCAGCAGGCCAGCTGGGCCACGTACAAGGGCTATGCCGAGGATGGCGCCGACCAGTCGCTGAAACAGGTCGCCGGAAATGGCGTTCCGATTATCGAGCAGCAGCTTCAGCAGGGCAACGCGCTCCTGCCTTCGGCGCTTTCGGCGAACTGAGGGTCAAGGCCGGGCAGAGCGCTGTCCGGCCGGCTTCTCGACGATCAAAGGATTCGAATATGAGCGATACGCACGACGTTTCCGTCCTCAATGGTCTTATCACCACGACGCTCGACAGCATCAAGGGCTTCGAAGACGCAGCCGAAGATGCTAAAAGCACGCGGTTCGCCACGATCTTCGCGGACTTCGCGCGTGATCGGGCACAGGTCGTCGCTTCTTTGCAGGCCAGAGTTCGAGCGCTGGGCGACAAGCCGGAGGAGCGCTCCAGCCTTCTGGGCGCCGCACATCGCAGTTTCATGAACCTCAAGCAGGCGCTCACCGGCAAGAACGACAAGGCGGTCGTGGAGGAGGTCGAACGCGGCGAGGATCACATCAAGGCAAAGTTCGGAGAGGCTCTGAGGGATCCGGACCTGCAACCGGCCACGCTCGCGGTGATCCGGGAAGCCTCCGCTTCGGTCAAGGCAGGTCACGACCAGGCCAGCGCGCTGAAGCACAGCCTGGTTTGACGCTTGCACGATGACCGGGCGGCGGGCGCGTGCCTGCCGCCCGGATATTCCTTGGAATGGAGAATGGCCGTGGCCACCAATGCAGAAATTCCCATCGAAACTGCCATCGGCACGACCATGCTGATTTGCGCCGAGGATGTCCGAGGCATGGCTGTCCATGGCCGTGACGGCGACAAGCTTGGCACCATCGACAAGCTCGTTCTCGACAAGCGGACCGGCCAGGTCGCCTACGTGATCCTGTCTTCGGGCGGTTTCCTGGGCCTGGGTCAGAGCTATCATCCCATTCCCTGGGCGACGTTCCGCTATGAAGAGAAACAGGACAGCTATGCAGTGGCGATCGACAAGCGACTGCTCGAGGGCGCCCCCAGTTTCCGGCCGGATTCGGCTCCGGTCTTCGATGAGAGCTACGGTCGGCGCGTCACCGACTATTATCGGCTGCCGCCCGATGGCGCCGCCTGATTGCTCGCTTCCCGGCACGGTCCAGGAGGGAAGATTGATCCGGTGTCGAATAGACGCTGGTTTGCGCACGATCCATGCTAGGATAACGCTGCGATTCCATGCTCCCGGTCCGAGGGGCGACTCAATCGCTGTTACCCGGACACAGCTTTCACCCCGCGAGCTTTCCGGTTTTCCCCGGAAGGGGTGAAGATCGTGAACCGAACCACCCATCCCGATGTCGGGCATAATCTGGCGCTCGCGATCCTGGCTTCGACGGCCGCGCCGGCGCTGCTGCTCGACGGGGATCTGGGGGTGATCGCCGGCAGCGCATCCTTCTATCGCACCTTCTCTCTTGATCCCAAGAATGTGGCTGGAAAGCCGCTGTTCAAGCTTGGTGCGGGCGAGTGGGATGTGCCGCAGCTTAGATCCCTGCTCAACGCAACGCTCTCCGGGATTGCCAGGATCGAGGCCTATGAGATGGACCTCAAAGGCGATGCAGCGCCGCGACGGCTCGTCCTCAATGCCCAGAATCTCGACTATGGCGATGCCGAACAGATACGGCTGCTGCTCACCATTTCCGACGTCACCGAGGCGCGGATCAGCGAGAAGCTCAAGGACGATCTGCTGCGCGAGAAGGCGATCCTCCTCCAGGAGCTGCAGCATCGCGTCGCCAACAGCCTGCAGATCATCGCCAGCGTGCTCATGCAGAGCGCACGGCGCGTGCAGTCCGAGGAAACCCGCAGCCATCTCCATGACGCGCACCACCGGGTCATGTCGATCGCCACCGTTCAGCAGCAGCTCGCTGCATCGAGGCTGGGTGAGGTCGAGTTGCATGGCTACTTCACCCAGCTTTGCCAAAGCCTCGGCGCATCCATGATCCGCAACCATGATCAGGTGTCCATTGCGGTGACCGCAGATGGCAGCAGCGTAAGCGCGGACATCTCGGTGAGCCTCGGCCTCATCGTCACCGAGCTGGTAATCAACGCGCTCAAGCGTGCCTTTCCAGGCGACCACAGCGGCAAGATCCTCGTCGACTATCACTCGCACGAGGCCGAGTGGAAGCTATCGGTCAGCGACGATGGCGTCGGAACACCCGAGACAATGGCGAGTGCCAAACCAGGTCTCGGTACGAGCATTGTCGAGGCTCTGGCAAATCAGCTTGATGCGACCGTTCAGACCGAGGCCGGATATCCGGGCACGACAATCTCGATCGCCCATACTGCCTCCGGGATTCCGGCCCGCGAACCTTTATGACGGCCCATCCTCCCCGCGGCCCGATGGGCCTTGAGGGCTCGACAGGCTGAGAGAGCCGCCGTTCGCTCCAATGTCGCCGGGCTGGACATCCGCGCCAGCGGCACAGCGCAGGCTCTGTTAGGCCGGAGCATGCCATAACTCGGCGCCCGCGGCTAAGACGATCACCGGCTGTTTGCGGATGAGGTCATCCCCACATGCATCTTGGGCTGACCGAAAAAGGCGGACTGTGAACATTCGACCTATCGAAAGGCTTGCTATCGACGCAATTTTCGCCAACCGAATATCAAACGAATAGTTGGCGGCAGCCGGAACTGGGTGCCTTCAAGGGAAACGCAGATCCGACAAGGCAATGGGTCTGGCGCCATCGGGCAGCTTCCGAGCCTAACCCGCTCCGACCGAGAGAATTACCAGGTCGACAAAATCAAGCCCATGATGAGATGACATATGGTCTTGTATGATCGTATAGCCCTCGCCCTCATGATCCCGCAGCCGCCGAACAATGGTCTGGAACGACGCGACATCGCCGCCACGGTCGCTGACTGGCCGGAATGTCGCCCGCCTTTCGCCGCGCTCGGCGATGAAGTGTCCGCCGTTTTCCAGCAATTCGTCAATAAGACCCAAGTCCACCCCCAGCAGATTGATCGCTCTTACCGTAGCCGGTGACTGGCCCCGGCACGTCGAATGCGGCGACGCACCTCGCTTCCGGTTTGCGCTCCAGGCGCCGGAATCAGCTGTCGATCCGGGCGATGATCTTCTCGGCATAGCGATCGTCGCCGGCATCATAGTCCTGAAAAGGAAAGAACGGCTCCGAAGTAATAACCGGACCCTTCAGACTCGAGAACTTCAACATGTCCAGCTTAGGTTCGGCCGGCCTTTCACCATTTCTTTCGATCACGACAGCGTCCACGAACCGCTCGCCCCCGCGCGTGAACACGACATGCGGAGCAAGGATCATCAGGCCGCGATTGTGGGTCACGCGCACGCAAAGGTGATTTGCGATCGCATGCGCAAATACATTTTCATCCGGATCATTTTCGGCCGGCTCGTCATCTTGCAAGCACAGGGACAGGATTCGTCGATTCTCGCTCATGCCTTGTGGCTATCTCGCACATCGGCTCCTCGCAATCGAGAATAAGACGTAGAATAGGAGCAAAATCCACGCACAGCCCTCCGGGACGGCCGGTGTCGATCAGATGGAAGAGGAGAGCCGGGCAGGCTGATCACACTGAACGATCGCGATCCGGAGATCCCTACATGGACGAGAAACCCATGTCCGACAAATGCTTCGCCGGTGCCTTCAACATCGCCCTTGCGACGCTTGGCAGTGCGGCCGCGATCGAAATCAAGAAGCTGACCAGAAGCCGCGACGTCGTTGACCTTCCCGATGACGATGGAGAGTTTGCCGCGCTATTCACCGCCACGGCTTCACCCCAGGGTCGTCGCGCCGCCTACCGCCTCTGCACGCAGGTTGATCGGCGCGGTAGGCAAAGACTCGATGACCGCCCGTGAGCGACCCGACCCTCGGCCGCTCCGCCGAAGGCCAGAACCCCTATTCTGCAGGCTGCGGCGAGGCTGCCGCTGCGTCGGTATCGCCGGCATTCACCGGCGTCTCAGCGGCCGCGCCGCGACTCCGCCGCGTTCCTGCCTTCTTGCCCGCCGGCGTCTCGCCTTCCCGGCCAAGTTTGGCCTTCACCGTCGCAAGTTTTCCGGGCCGCGTCTTTCGTGCTTTCGTCGCGCTTGCGGAGGTGTCGGCCGCGGCTTCGCCCGTCGGCGGAACGGCTGCCACGGCCGCGGGCGCGGTCTTTGCTTTTCGTATTCGGCTCGGCTGTTCTGCGCGCGCTCTCGGAGCCGACACAGGGCCGGCCGGCGCCTCCGCTTCCACGGGCGCCTCCGCCTCTCTGGGCGCCGCCGACTCCGTAGGCGCCGCTGCCTTTTTGCGTCCGAGGCCGAGACGCTGCGCAACCTCACGCCGCTGTTGCGAATAGCCCGGCGCGACCATCGGATAATCCTTGGCAAGCCCGAAGCGGACCTTGTACTCGTTCGGCGTCAGCCCGTGCGACGAAAGATGCCGCTTGAGGCTCCTATAAGGTTTGCCGTCGATCAAGCTCACAATATGGTCGGGCGATGCCAGGCTTTTGCGCACCGAAACGGCTGGGGCGTACTCCGGCTCGGACGGCGGCGCGGGAACGGCTTCCCCTCCCAGCGCGGCTCGCGTCGTCCGAATCAGCTCGGCGAGCTCAGAACTCGGCACGGTGTTGTTCGACACATAGGCGCTCAGGAGCTCCACGGTCAGATTAGTGAGATCGGGCTTCTCTGCCTCGGCCATGATCAGCTCCATGCATGGTGGGAACGCGAACGCCGATAAAGGCGACGGCTTTCGAACAGGCAAAGGGGACTCCTGCCGTCAGCCACCGGCGAAGTCAAAGGGAAGAGGTGAAAAAATCAGGCGACAAGGTCGCAAGCAGCGCAATCCTGGTCGCCGATCCGCGCGGCCTGTCGCGCCGTGGGCAAGATAGCGCGCGGACTCAAATTCACTATTGCGTGGTCTCATGCTGCCGAGGGGCCGAGCGATAGAAATCCGCGTCATCGCACCAATGCCCACTGCCGGTGGTCGCATCGGCGACGAGGAGATCCTTGCATCAATTCATGCGAGCGCGGCCGGTAGAGAATGATTGCCTCCAACGAGCGCCGTGACGTTTCTCTCCATCCGGCGCGGAATGCCGCCGGTCCAATCGCGCGCGAGACATGCCGCATCTCTGGGGGTCCGACGCGGCCGGGGCGACAACGGAACCTGTCCGTTCGAACGATAGAGCAATCCGGCCTCTTGGAATCGTCTGCCACTATCCTCAAATATTTCTGGGCAGTCGTATCCACCTCCCGAGCTAAGGCCACCACACGACACTCCGATGCGCTTCCCGCCCGCCTTTCTCGATGAGGTTCGAGCCAGGACCAAAATCTCCGACGTCATTGGCCGCTCCGTCAAGCTGATCAGGGCGGGCAAGGAGTTCAAGGCATGCTGCCCCTTCCATAGTGAGCGGGATCCGAGTTTCACCGTCAGCGACGAAAAGGGCTTCTTCCATTGCTTTTCGTGCGGCGCGCATGGCGATGCCATTCAGTTCCTGATTGAAGCGAACGGCTTGGGATTTGTCGACGCCGTCAGGGAGCTGGCGGCCGCCGCCAAGCTCGAGCTTCCCGCCGCCGATCCCCGGGCCGCTGAACGTTCGGCCTATCGCCAAAGGCTGTTCGACGTCCTGGCCGAGGCGAGCCGCTGGTTCGTCGCGCAGCTGGCGGGGCCGCAAGGGCATGCTGCCCGCGCGTATCTCGACGCCCGCGGCATTACGCCGGACACGCGCGAGGCATTCACCCTCGGCTACGCGCCCGCAACGGGTCAGGCTCTTCTCGAGGCATTTCAGCATCGCAAGCCTGGCTTGCTTGTCGACGCCGGGCTCGTCATCGCGCTCGCCAATCGCGCGCCCTATGATCGTTTCCGCGACCGGCTGATCTTCCCGATCCGCGATATCCGCGGCCGCGTCATCGCCTTTGGCGGGCGCGTCCTCGACGACGAGCGCCCAAAATATATGAACTCGCCCGAAACGGCTCTGTTCGACAAGGGAAGCACGCTTTTCAACGTCGACCGGGCCGTCGTGGGAACCAGGCGATCGGGACGGCTGCTCGTCGTTGAGGGCTATATGGATGTCATCGCGCTCGCCCAGGCTGGCATCGAGGAGACCGTCGCGCCCTTGGGTACTGCGCTCAGCGAAGCGCATATCGAACGGCTCTGGACCATCGCGGACGTTCCTTTGCTCTGCTTCGACGGGGACGCTGCCGGCCAGGGGGCCGCCGTGCGCGCGGCGCTCCGCGCGCTGCCGGGGCTCGTACCCGGCCGTTCGCTCGCATTCGCACCGCTGCCAGAGGGTCAGGATCCCGACGAGATCGTCCGCAGCGGCGGGCGCGCCGCAGTCGAGCTCCTCATCAAAGCGCAGGCTCCGCTCGCCGATCTGCTCTGGCACCATGAGTTCAACAACGCCCAGACGGCGACGCCCGAGGGCCGCGCCGGGCTCCAGCAGCGCCTGTCCGACCATGTCGCGAGCATCCGCAACGCAACTGTCGCCGATCAATACCGCATCGAATTCACGGCGCGCTTCAATCGACAATTCCCACCGCTTGGTCCCCCTACGGAAAGCCAGGCAACTCATTCGGTCGGCGCCTCCCACTCCGGGGATATCCTCAATCGCTGCATCCTCGCGGGTCTCGTCCGCTATCCAGAACTCGTGCCCGACCACCTTGCCGCCATCAAGGCACTCCCGCTGGGCGATGATTCCCTTCGACGTATTCGGGATATCCTCACCGAAAAAGGCCAGGCCGGCCATGACCTTGCGGGCGGCATCACACGGGCGGGGCTCGGCGATGCCGTCGTCGCGTTGATGCACGCGGCGAGCCTGCCTTTCTCCTTCCTCCGCAAACCACCCTCGGAGCGAGGACGAGCCGACCTCGCAGCCGCGATTAACGCCCTCGAGCGAGAATTCTCGCGCTTCAGCTGAATCCCCGCCCGTCGATCCGGTTTGCCGGTGGTGGACGTTACCCCTCCCGGCAATCGCCTCGTGGGGGACGAACATTCGCCGAGCTATGAAGCGCCGGTCGCGGCAGCAGACGTCGCCCCCGGTGCCTCGCCGCGGACCATCCCAATGCCCGAGACAATCGCGGACCATAAGGCCAGGCTGCGATCGATCCTACTCAATGCGCGCTGGCATTCCTGGCCGAAATCCAAAGGTCCCCGATGCCGAGTATCGCGCTCGCCGTCGTCAGTCCGACCAGGTCCAGTCCCTGATCTCCGGCAGATCGTCGAAA
Proteins encoded:
- a CDS encoding site-specific integrase; amino-acid sequence: MLQSEHELLTELRAILTNQRYNPTVIRNHCTYAQEFLDYLQHRGICVTDVTEAQVERYLDYAIALFRKRRGRHPSERWHAVPRSAIHALLRLGQGQWPPSEKVTCDADALRITICNEYETWLREERGLAQASIDAFLWEARYFLAWQLNRCGADGLEAVTVGEIDSYMDLRGSKLTRSSLKSTAERLRSLLRYLHWTARVAEDLTPHIIAPRLYAYEGVPSILERDQIAAVLASVSKDKTAAGLRDHAILQVLATYGLRASEVRNMRIEDIDWRAEVIRVRHNKTQAYTFLPLMGPVGEAILAYLRSGRPATDARELFIRTRAPYCKLEKIYSLIRQRLRDAGVKPSGRSGPHIFRHARATELLRAAVSKKVIGDLLGHRSVGSTAPYLKLATEDLRAIALDVPGPEVLA
- a CDS encoding tyrosine-type recombinase/integrase, which produces MTSRWPDSDRACIGRFVSSLDLRNPKSRVCYQQVLHSFQDIVERHGALDQQALQAWLRELATRWATSTLLHRTRIIDRFLDHLLATGGIDHHPVKALREACHIKQCMPIWRALISRDPEQALARLRKPKPFGSVLGEAMAEHVAMMRRRGYKYTSQPERFLQFDRFLQLNPQLETEPLSVMIDQWAATKGTRNHAYERENLERIFAKILRRRDPSVPRRRPDPRPRKEVRKQWRQPHIYSPGDVRRMLDIARSYPSPRATLRPLCIYTMLLLAYCAGLRRGELARLDLGDVNPRDGTITVRQTKFFKTRILPLPDSVMNELRTYIAARRRAGASQDPHSALFWHVQGRSRYTPEMITWVLTDVIRRAGLKPLQGHDGPRVHDLRHSMVVNRILEWYRLGIQPAGSACRSSRPTSDIEISTPRWSTSPLRRICCISRTNASGPWARHASILNGRCGHEQDQSIPGTDARILLRMAR
- a CDS encoding site-specific integrase; translation: MSRTNPFPELMRAFFYEWLVEQRNASVNTVRSYRDTWRLFLRFVADRAEKKVAMISLADLTAAQVTAFLRHAEHERGGTIGTRNCRLAAIRSFFNFVATRDPASIAQCVEILNIPIKRAPVSEPCYLDPPEVAAILAQPDQSTLKGMRDHALLSFLYNSGARIQEALDVCPEAIRFDSPSCVRLMGKGRKERICPLWPETVLLLERLLDRQPRAPDQRLFVNRYGEPLSASGVRFKLAAYVKAAAETMPSLQTKHVTPHSFRHATAVHLVSAGVDITVIRSWLGHVSLDTTNHYAKANLETKRKALEQVAVPSATGRSPSWKRDTSLLAWLDTL
- a CDS encoding GlsB/YeaQ/YmgE family stress response membrane protein, translating into MGIIMWLIVGGVIGWLASLIMRTDGQQGIILNIVVGIVGAFIGGLILARGEINNAPLTITTFLVSLAGAVILLAIVNLVRRGSLR
- a CDS encoding DUF4142 domain-containing protein, with translation MKLTVFALLLGTATLGAATIAAAQSTSPATTGSYSNANAGVAPIHGLDGAGFSAAASDGNQYQIAAGRLSLTRSQRSDVKDYARRIISDSETAQQTLVASLSNDQRKITRPTSNLSAERASMLKLLRKTPRGSFDNLYLTQSAQVQQASWATYKGYAEDGADQSLKQVAGNGVPIIEQQLQQGNALLPSALSAN
- a CDS encoding ferritin-like domain-containing protein; this encodes MSDTHDVSVLNGLITTTLDSIKGFEDAAEDAKSTRFATIFADFARDRAQVVASLQARVRALGDKPEERSSLLGAAHRSFMNLKQALTGKNDKAVVEEVERGEDHIKAKFGEALRDPDLQPATLAVIREASASVKAGHDQASALKHSLV
- a CDS encoding PRC-barrel domain-containing protein, whose protein sequence is MATNAEIPIETAIGTTMLICAEDVRGMAVHGRDGDKLGTIDKLVLDKRTGQVAYVILSSGGFLGLGQSYHPIPWATFRYEEKQDSYAVAIDKRLLEGAPSFRPDSAPVFDESYGRRVTDYYRLPPDGAA
- a CDS encoding sensor histidine kinase, producing the protein MNRTTHPDVGHNLALAILASTAAPALLLDGDLGVIAGSASFYRTFSLDPKNVAGKPLFKLGAGEWDVPQLRSLLNATLSGIARIEAYEMDLKGDAAPRRLVLNAQNLDYGDAEQIRLLLTISDVTEARISEKLKDDLLREKAILLQELQHRVANSLQIIASVLMQSARRVQSEETRSHLHDAHHRVMSIATVQQQLAASRLGEVELHGYFTQLCQSLGASMIRNHDQVSIAVTADGSSVSADISVSLGLIVTELVINALKRAFPGDHSGKILVDYHSHEAEWKLSVSDDGVGTPETMASAKPGLGTSIVEALANQLDATVQTEAGYPGTTISIAHTASGIPAREPL
- a CDS encoding MucR family transcriptional regulator — encoded protein: MAEAEKPDLTNLTVELLSAYVSNNTVPSSELAELIRTTRAALGGEAVPAPPSEPEYAPAVSVRKSLASPDHIVSLIDGKPYRSLKRHLSSHGLTPNEYKVRFGLAKDYPMVAPGYSQQRREVAQRLGLGRKKAAAPTESAAPREAEAPVEAEAPAGPVSAPRARAEQPSRIRKAKTAPAAVAAVPPTGEAAADTSASATKARKTRPGKLATVKAKLGREGETPAGKKAGTRRSRGAAAETPVNAGDTDAAAASPQPAE